A portion of the Avibacterium sp. 20-132 genome contains these proteins:
- a CDS encoding nicotinate phosphoribosyltransferase, giving the protein MSKEKTLKKEKANITRKSYQTFTFDERIGEGYFSASYFLKAKHIAEQKRPKQWVTMQFFQKQQAILCGVDESIALLQRFARNPEGLKIWALNDGDAIAPFESVLIVEGFYEDFAYLEGIIDGILSRCTSIATNVRATLKAANGKPIIFMGDRNDYFTLQPTDGYAAYIGGATMQATDAMHQYQGGTGVGTMPHSLIQLFNGNLIQACEAYMQVYPNSSLTALVDYNNDVITDSLKVAKHFGEKLYAVRVDTSANMVDRYFLTHQETFGQEDLRGVNVPLIKQLRHQLDQAGFPWVKIVVSGGFNQQKVQHFEQQNAPVDYYGIGASLLKISIDFTGDCVCLNGKAQAKAGRRYRVNPRLSTVHF; this is encoded by the coding sequence ATGAGCAAAGAAAAAACACTCAAAAAAGAGAAAGCAAATATTACAAGAAAATCATATCAAACCTTTACTTTTGATGAACGGATCGGAGAGGGATACTTTTCTGCGAGCTATTTTCTAAAAGCGAAGCACATTGCGGAACAAAAAAGACCAAAGCAATGGGTAACAATGCAGTTCTTCCAAAAGCAACAGGCCATTTTATGTGGCGTTGATGAATCCATCGCTTTACTACAACGTTTTGCGCGAAACCCAGAAGGATTAAAAATTTGGGCATTAAATGATGGCGACGCCATTGCGCCCTTTGAAAGTGTATTAATTGTTGAAGGATTTTATGAAGATTTTGCTTATCTCGAGGGGATCATTGATGGCATTCTAAGCCGTTGCACCTCTATCGCCACCAATGTGCGGGCAACGCTCAAGGCTGCCAACGGAAAACCCATTATTTTTATGGGCGACCGCAATGATTATTTTACCTTGCAGCCCACTGATGGCTACGCCGCCTATATTGGCGGAGCAACAATGCAAGCCACTGATGCGATGCACCAATACCAAGGCGGAACAGGCGTAGGCACAATGCCACATTCCCTTATTCAACTGTTTAATGGCAACCTTATTCAGGCTTGCGAGGCCTATATGCAAGTCTATCCTAATTCTTCCCTTACCGCTTTGGTTGATTACAACAATGATGTGATTACCGATAGTTTAAAAGTAGCAAAACACTTCGGTGAAAAACTCTATGCGGTGCGCGTTGATACCTCCGCCAATATGGTAGATCGCTACTTCCTTACCCACCAAGAAACCTTTGGACAAGAGGATTTGCGTGGCGTTAATGTACCATTAATCAAACAACTGCGTCATCAACTAGATCAAGCAGGCTTTCCATGGGTGAAAATTGTGGTGAGTGGTGGTTTTAATCAACAGAAAGTACAACATTTTGAACAACAAAATGCCCCTGTGGATTACTATGGCATCGGTGCCTCTTTGCTCAAAATCTCCATTGATTTTACTGGGGATTGTGTGTGTTTAAACGGCAAAGCACAAGCAAAAGCGGGAAGACGCTACCGTGTTAATCCACGCTTAAGTACGGTACATTTTTAG
- a CDS encoding ABC transporter, whose translation MTKVSLSFNNSKKTSLTCKLFGIVNLERCLFDFSSIESIEKLYGITLISGISGVGKTIIGKYLKNKFEYVDIDNEKFDKNIPIIDVIDRDFEKSIYYLNLCGLSEPYLYLTTFNNLSTGQKFRFKFALIISRGVKNIYCDEFCSTLDRDTSYFLSFNISRVSAKEGVNFILISNDICIKDYLFPNQHILLDLHSNVIVSNYNYNSSRVQNPFLKNLKILKASYEDYLLLEKYHYFPSCSKEVADLYQQVYYKLIYNDLIVGVIAYRNPYSKEEEEDSLVYINKNLSVIYRIILHPLVRGCGISKIFINRTLRLINKKYFYVESALANYIPFFERLNWNTIQDFKYDTTRGYLKMIDDDFRNIDDVLDLLSKVIYFKYKVYCYILSIKKTLKRRDILFSLKNLYTIKDLNILREFVIYFKMKRYFYEKK comes from the coding sequence ATGACTAAGGTTTCTTTGAGTTTTAATAATAGTAAAAAAACATCTTTGACTTGTAAATTGTTTGGGATAGTTAATTTAGAGAGATGTTTATTTGATTTTTCTTCAATTGAGTCTATAGAGAAATTATATGGTATTACTCTAATTAGTGGAATTTCTGGAGTAGGTAAAACTATTATTGGTAAATATTTAAAAAATAAGTTTGAATATGTTGATATAGATAATGAAAAATTTGATAAAAATATACCAATTATAGATGTAATAGATAGAGATTTTGAAAAATCTATTTACTATTTAAATTTATGTGGATTATCTGAGCCATACTTATATTTGACTACATTCAATAATCTATCTACAGGTCAGAAGTTTAGGTTTAAATTTGCTTTAATTATTTCTAGAGGGGTGAAAAATATATATTGTGATGAGTTTTGTAGTACATTAGATAGAGATACCTCGTATTTTCTTAGTTTTAATATAAGTAGAGTTTCAGCTAAGGAGGGGGTTAATTTTATATTAATATCTAATGATATTTGTATAAAAGATTATTTGTTTCCTAATCAGCATATTTTGTTAGATTTACACTCTAATGTTATAGTTTCAAACTATAATTATAATTCTAGTAGAGTTCAGAATCCTTTTCTTAAAAATTTAAAAATATTGAAAGCCTCTTATGAGGACTATTTATTATTAGAAAAATATCATTATTTTCCCTCTTGCTCAAAGGAGGTTGCTGATTTATATCAACAGGTTTATTATAAATTAATATATAATGATTTAATTGTTGGTGTTATTGCTTATAGGAATCCATATAGTAAAGAGGAAGAAGAAGATAGTCTTGTCTATATTAATAAAAACTTAAGTGTCATTTATAGGATTATTCTTCATCCTTTGGTTAGAGGATGTGGAATAAGTAAGATTTTTATAAATCGAACATTAAGATTGATTAATAAAAAATACTTTTATGTAGAGTCTGCATTAGCTAATTATATTCCTTTTTTTGAAAGGTTAAATTGGAATACTATTCAAGATTTCAAGTATGATACAACTAGGGGTTACTTAAAGATGATTGATGATGATTTTAGGAATATTGATGATGTATTAGATTTATTGTCTAAAGTGATTTATTTTAAATATAAGGTTTATTGTTATATATTATCTATTAAAAAGACATTGAAGAGGAGAGATATACTTTTTTCTTTGAAAAATTTATATACTATTAAAGATTTAAATATATTGCGTGAATTTGTGATTTATTTCAAGATGAAGAGATACTTTTATGAAAAAAAATAA
- a CDS encoding ThiF family adenylyltransferase, whose product MKKMQLKKDVILKYSNSTCFLLYGNRLYSIDDLEKYYFNILANRVFDISILDDEIYDFLVGQDLVVPFYYNHLKNDRFCKNIYFFESLLSFTERKEFTPIDFYKDICCKRVLILGCGGIGQVIIKNLLNFGVKSFVLIDGDIIDISNLNRQGFFNRKDIGKSKVETVRSYICNHFDGIDVQVIKSYIEDVEIIKNICHKYSPDFIVNAADHPSNIRQMIFSVAQELDIPSIFGGVGIYSGFWGPICIKNMIYKDDIFSFNNSRFSEDIIEGSISTTNNIIGSFMSHDILKFWANPKDERLYLSKVISFDEYKVSLF is encoded by the coding sequence ATGAAAAAAATGCAGCTTAAAAAGGACGTAATTTTGAAGTACTCTAATAGTACATGTTTTTTGTTATATGGAAATAGATTATACAGTATAGACGATCTAGAAAAATATTATTTTAATATTTTAGCTAATAGAGTTTTTGATATATCTATACTTGATGATGAAATATATGATTTTTTGGTAGGACAGGATTTAGTTGTTCCTTTTTACTATAATCATTTAAAAAATGATAGATTTTGTAAGAATATATATTTTTTTGAAAGTTTATTATCTTTTACTGAAAGAAAAGAGTTTACTCCAATAGATTTTTATAAAGATATCTGTTGTAAGAGGGTTTTAATTTTAGGCTGTGGAGGGATTGGTCAAGTAATAATAAAAAATTTACTTAATTTTGGTGTGAAGAGCTTTGTTCTTATTGATGGTGACATTATTGATATATCTAATTTAAATAGACAAGGTTTTTTTAATAGAAAAGATATAGGAAAATCTAAAGTAGAGACTGTAAGAAGCTATATATGTAATCATTTTGATGGCATTGATGTTCAAGTTATAAAAAGTTATATAGAAGATGTAGAAATAATAAAAAATATATGCCATAAGTATTCTCCTGACTTTATTGTAAATGCAGCAGATCATCCATCTAATATAAGGCAGATGATTTTTAGTGTTGCTCAAGAGTTAGATATACCTAGTATATTTGGTGGAGTAGGAATCTATAGTGGTTTTTGGGGACCAATTTGTATTAAAAATATGATATATAAAGATGATATATTTTCTTTTAATAATAGTCGTTTTAGCGAGGATATAATAGAAGGATCTATTTCTACAACTAATAATATAATTGGATCTTTTATGTCTCATGATATCTTAAAATTTTGGGCTAATCCTAAGGATGAAAGGCTATATCTATCAAAGGTTATAAGTTTTGATGAATATAAAGTAAGCTTGTTTTAA
- a CDS encoding ATP-grasp domain-containing protein: protein MSRPLNFVMISPHFPTNFETFAVRLRENGFNTLGIADTPYDQLSENLRNALTEYYRVDNMEDYDQVYRALGYFVHKYGRIDRIESHNEYWLELDAKLRTDFNVFGYKNDDMKSIKTKSKMKEIFRQTGLKVAKGRVFESDEDARKLAHELHYPVIIKPNSGVGASDTYKIKNAQELENFFSHKNPNVEYIMEEFIDGDIVTFDGLTDRDGNIVFYSSLEYSEAVLDTVEKDGDMFYYVPREISPKLVELGQKCVKAFNVKERFFHFEFFRVKKTNELLPLEVNCRPPGGLTIDMWNYANDFDVFNEYAHIVKDNQFHAQISHPWNVVYISRKANQHYAHSIAEVCEKFPRNIISVQQVPGVFAKIMGEEGILARTPSLEQMREIIQFAHQKQ, encoded by the coding sequence ATGTCAAGACCACTAAACTTTGTGATGATTTCACCCCATTTCCCGACCAATTTTGAAACCTTTGCCGTGCGTTTGCGGGAAAATGGTTTCAACACCTTAGGCATTGCCGACACGCCTTATGATCAACTGAGTGAAAATCTGCGCAATGCGCTGACGGAGTATTATCGTGTGGATAATATGGAAGATTACGATCAGGTTTATCGTGCGCTGGGCTATTTTGTGCATAAATATGGGCGTATTGATCGCATTGAATCACACAATGAATATTGGCTTGAGCTAGATGCGAAACTTCGCACGGATTTCAATGTATTTGGTTATAAAAATGACGATATGAAATCCATTAAAACCAAATCAAAAATGAAAGAAATTTTCCGTCAAACAGGCTTGAAAGTGGCGAAAGGACGTGTATTTGAAAGCGATGAAGATGCCAGAAAATTAGCACACGAATTGCATTATCCCGTGATTATCAAACCCAATTCTGGCGTAGGCGCGAGCGATACCTATAAGATTAAAAATGCACAAGAATTGGAAAACTTCTTCAGCCATAAAAATCCCAATGTGGAATACATTATGGAAGAATTTATTGACGGCGATATTGTTACCTTTGACGGCTTAACGGATCGCGATGGCAATATTGTGTTTTATTCCAGCCTTGAATATTCCGAAGCGGTGCTGGATACCGTAGAAAAAGATGGCGATATGTTCTATTACGTTCCTCGTGAAATTTCGCCAAAATTGGTGGAACTAGGTCAAAAATGCGTCAAAGCCTTTAATGTTAAAGAGCGGTTCTTTCATTTCGAGTTTTTCCGTGTAAAGAAAACCAACGAATTATTGCCATTAGAAGTGAATTGTCGCCCACCGGGTGGTTTAACCATTGATATGTGGAATTATGCCAATGATTTTGATGTATTCAATGAATATGCGCATATTGTGAAAGACAACCAATTCCACGCGCAAATTTCGCACCCTTGGAATGTGGTGTATATCTCTCGCAAGGCAAATCAGCATTATGCTCATTCCATTGCTGAAGTGTGCGAAAAATTCCCACGCAATATCATTAGCGTACAGCAAGTGCCGGGCGTATTTGCCAAAATTATGGGGGAAGAAGGAATATTGGCGCGCACGCCAAGCCTTGAACAAATGCGTGAAATTATTCAATTTGCACATCAAAAGCAGTAG
- the recQ gene encoding DNA helicase RecQ: protein MEKNTALKVLNEVFGYQSFRNGQEEVINAALSHQDSLVIMATGNGKSLCYQIPALCFSGLTLVISPLISLMKDQVDQLLANGIEVDYLNSTQTFEQQQIVQNKAISGQLKLLYISPEKAMTTSFFQFISHCQVSFIAIDEAHCISQWGHDFRPEYTQLGGLKRCFPNAPIMALTATADSATRQDILHHLQLDNPHIYIGSFDRPNIRYTLVEKFKPMEQLCQFVLGQKGKSGIVYCNSRNKVERLAESLRKKGVAAQAYHAGMEASQREQVQRAFQRDNVQVVVATVAFGMGINKSNVRFVAHFDLPRSIEAYYQETGRAGRDDLPAEAVLFYEPADYAWLQKMLLEKPESPQRQIEQHKLEAIGEFAESQTCRRLVLLNYFGEHRQAPCKNCDICLDPPKKYDGLIDAQKVMSTIYRVGQMFGVHYVIGVLRGMQNQKIKDNQHDQLSVYGIGKDKSKEYWQSVIRQLIHLGLVQQVMNQFHSVLQLTENARPILRGEQPLELAMPRVSSIMTAQSAQKSAVQNYDKDLFARLRFLRKQIADKENIPPYIVFNDATLQEMAQYQPTSKREMLQINGVGATKLERFGQAFLHIIQEHKSLNAKNSQPLKLSNEK from the coding sequence ATGGAAAAAAACACCGCACTTAAGGTTCTGAACGAGGTTTTTGGTTACCAATCTTTCCGCAACGGACAAGAAGAAGTGATCAACGCCGCCCTTTCACACCAAGATAGCCTTGTGATTATGGCAACGGGAAACGGAAAATCCCTTTGCTATCAAATTCCTGCGCTTTGCTTTTCGGGGCTAACCTTAGTCATTTCGCCGCTGATTTCGTTAATGAAAGATCAGGTAGATCAACTACTTGCTAATGGTATTGAAGTGGATTATCTCAATTCCACACAAACCTTTGAGCAACAGCAAATTGTGCAAAATAAGGCGATTTCAGGGCAGCTCAAATTGCTTTATATTTCGCCCGAAAAGGCGATGACAACCAGTTTTTTCCAATTTATTTCTCATTGCCAAGTGAGCTTTATTGCCATTGATGAAGCTCATTGTATTTCCCAATGGGGACACGATTTCCGCCCTGAATACACCCAACTTGGCGGCTTAAAGCGTTGCTTTCCCAACGCACCGATAATGGCGCTCACTGCCACCGCAGACAGTGCCACAAGGCAAGATATTTTGCACCATTTGCAACTGGATAATCCGCATATTTATATCGGCAGTTTTGATCGCCCAAATATTCGCTATACCTTGGTGGAAAAATTTAAGCCAATGGAGCAGCTATGCCAATTTGTGCTAGGGCAGAAGGGCAAAAGTGGCATCGTTTATTGCAACAGTCGTAACAAAGTGGAACGCTTGGCGGAAAGTTTGCGTAAAAAAGGTGTGGCAGCACAAGCCTATCACGCAGGAATGGAAGCCAGCCAGCGCGAACAAGTGCAGCGTGCCTTTCAGCGTGATAATGTGCAAGTAGTGGTGGCAACCGTTGCTTTTGGAATGGGCATCAATAAATCCAACGTGCGATTTGTAGCACATTTTGATTTGCCACGCAGTATCGAGGCGTATTACCAAGAAACAGGGCGCGCAGGGCGTGATGACTTGCCTGCTGAAGCCGTGCTGTTTTACGAACCTGCCGATTATGCGTGGCTACAAAAAATGCTGCTGGAAAAACCAGAAAGCCCGCAGCGCCAAATTGAACAGCATAAATTAGAAGCCATCGGTGAATTTGCCGAAAGCCAAACTTGCCGCCGTTTAGTTTTGCTGAATTATTTTGGCGAACATCGCCAAGCGCCGTGCAAAAACTGCGATATTTGCCTTGATCCGCCGAAAAAATATGACGGCTTAATTGACGCGCAAAAAGTGATGTCCACCATTTATCGTGTGGGGCAAATGTTCGGTGTGCATTATGTGATCGGCGTGCTGCGCGGAATGCAAAATCAAAAAATTAAAGATAATCAGCACGATCAGCTCAGCGTGTACGGCATTGGCAAAGACAAAAGCAAAGAATATTGGCAATCGGTGATCCGCCAGCTGATTCATCTTGGGTTGGTGCAACAAGTGATGAATCAATTTCATTCGGTGTTACAACTGACGGAAAATGCGCGCCCAATTTTGCGTGGCGAACAGCCTTTAGAGCTGGCAATGCCAAGGGTTTCTTCCATTATGACCGCACAAAGCGCACAAAAAAGTGCGGTACAAAATTACGACAAAGATCTGTTTGCGCGCCTGCGTTTCTTACGCAAGCAAATTGCCGACAAGGAAAATATCCCCCCTTATATTGTGTTCAACGATGCCACTTTGCAAGAAATGGCACAATATCAACCCACCAGCAAACGCGAAATGCTACAAATCAACGGCGTGGGCGCAACCAAATTAGAGCGCTTCGGACAGGCATTCCTGCATATTATCCAAGAGCATAAATCGCTCAATGCCAAAAACAGCCAACCGCTTAAATTATCTAACGAAAAATAA
- a CDS encoding GNAT family N-acetyltransferase gives MIRLSNFYRNDDIFKKVSEQVKSTKWINIDSISPFSREEELLAIYYKEELIGYIHIEDVTEDTQKCFGITKFFIFPNFQNQGYGKEAALALFKKQSEEGYTNIIMQVENKNSIQNFWKKVITLQELFNEENIEIIIF, from the coding sequence ATGATAAGATTATCAAACTTTTATCGTAATGATGATATTTTCAAAAAAGTAAGCGAACAAGTAAAGAGCACAAAGTGGATTAATATAGATTCTATAAGCCCTTTCTCTAGGGAAGAAGAGTTATTAGCTATTTATTATAAAGAAGAATTGATTGGCTATATTCATATTGAGGATGTAACTGAAGATACACAGAAATGTTTTGGTATCACTAAATTTTTTATTTTTCCAAATTTTCAAAATCAAGGATATGGTAAAGAAGCTGCGCTAGCTTTATTTAAAAAACAATCAGAAGAAGGGTATACTAATATTATTATGCAAGTAGAAAATAAAAATAGTATCCAAAATTTTTGGAAGAAAGTTATAACATTACAAGAATTATTTAATGAAGAGAATATTGAAATAATCATATTTTAA
- the nadE gene encoding NAD(+) synthase, protein MKDYLAYLIQWVEQQRQDYNALGYVIGISGGIDSAVVSHLLMRTGAPVQGLLLPSATTSTQDVEDAKLVAESAKCPLLTLPITPLYECFMDSMSPLFNQNAQHQAVIKGNVQARLRMLALYAYAQSHQAIVVGTDNAAEWFTGYFTKFGDGGVDIAPLLALRKEQVYELARLLNVPQQILTKAPSAGLWEGQTDEQEMGVTYQEIDAFLRGEPISAQGRKQIDFWHQRSRHKRRLPTSPVKPKLP, encoded by the coding sequence ATGAAAGATTATTTAGCCTATTTAATTCAATGGGTTGAGCAGCAACGACAAGATTATAATGCCCTTGGCTATGTGATCGGCATTAGCGGCGGAATTGACTCTGCGGTGGTCAGCCATTTATTAATGCGTACAGGCGCGCCCGTGCAAGGCCTATTACTACCTTCTGCCACAACCAGCACGCAAGATGTAGAAGATGCCAAATTAGTTGCTGAAAGTGCCAAATGCCCTTTATTAACGCTTCCTATCACACCACTGTATGAATGTTTTATGGATTCGATGTCTCCACTATTCAATCAAAATGCACAACACCAAGCCGTGATCAAAGGCAATGTACAAGCCCGTTTGAGAATGCTTGCACTTTATGCTTACGCGCAAAGCCACCAAGCCATTGTAGTGGGAACAGATAACGCTGCAGAATGGTTTACGGGCTATTTCACCAAATTTGGTGATGGCGGTGTGGATATTGCCCCTTTATTAGCCTTACGCAAAGAACAAGTTTATGAGCTAGCAAGGCTATTGAATGTGCCTCAACAAATCCTCACTAAAGCCCCCAGTGCGGGCTTATGGGAAGGGCAAACAGACGAACAAGAAATGGGCGTAACTTATCAAGAAATTGATGCCTTTTTACGCGGTGAACCTATCTCCGCACAAGGCAGAAAACAAATTGATTTTTGGCATCAACGCTCACGCCATAAACGTAGATTGCCTACTTCACCTGTAAAACCTAAGTTGCCATAA
- the lptM gene encoding LPS translocon maturation chaperone LptM — protein MKKLILILTLGAVTLSATACGVKGPLYFPEQQHSQTQQ, from the coding sequence ATGAAAAAACTAATTTTAATCCTCACTTTAGGGGCAGTTACGCTTTCTGCCACCGCTTGTGGTGTGAAAGGCCCACTTTATTTCCCTGAACAACAACATTCACAAACACAACAATAA
- a CDS encoding esterase family protein — protein sequence MFFEARHHWSGELGREMPFNVYGHSGKPVIVFPSSGGNENEYGNFGMIDACRSFIERGLIKFYTPDSFDKESWLADHKSGQDMAQAHNAYDRYIINELVPLIRFESQWQGTMIATGCSMGAFHTINFALRHPDLFDTAIALSGVYDARFFTGEFHGNAEVYFNSPIDYLWNQNDPWFLERYRQNHYIVAVGQGAWEEQHIADTARLQQAFQAKDIPAWFDFWGTDVDHDWPWWRVQMPYFLEKLEEQEWLK from the coding sequence ATGTTTTTTGAAGCTCGTCATCACTGGAGCGGTGAATTAGGCAGAGAAATGCCCTTCAATGTGTATGGACACAGTGGCAAACCCGTGATTGTTTTTCCTTCATCGGGGGGAAATGAAAATGAATATGGCAATTTTGGAATGATTGATGCCTGCCGTTCTTTCATTGAACGCGGCTTAATCAAATTTTACACCCCTGATTCTTTTGATAAGGAATCTTGGCTCGCGGATCACAAATCAGGGCAAGATATGGCGCAGGCACACAATGCTTATGATCGCTATATTATCAATGAGTTAGTGCCATTAATTCGCTTTGAGTCCCAATGGCAAGGCACAATGATCGCCACAGGTTGTAGTATGGGCGCATTCCACACCATTAACTTCGCCTTACGCCACCCTGATCTTTTTGACACCGCCATCGCCTTAAGTGGCGTGTATGATGCCCGTTTCTTCACAGGAGAATTTCACGGCAACGCGGAAGTCTATTTTAATTCCCCCATTGATTATTTATGGAATCAAAACGATCCGTGGTTTTTAGAGCGCTACCGCCAAAACCATTACATAGTAGCCGTTGGGCAAGGCGCTTGGGAAGAACAACACATCGCCGACACCGCACGCTTACAACAAGCCTTCCAAGCTAAAGATATTCCAGCTTGGTTTGACTTCTGGGGAACAGATGTGGATCACGACTGGCCTTGGTGGCGCGTACAAATGCCTTATTTCTTAGAGAAGTTGGAAGAGCAAGAGTGGTTAAAATAA
- the cyaY gene encoding iron donor protein CyaY: MNVTEFHQNIEQVWLKIEEQLEEQDCDVDCDTQGSVFTITFPDRSQVVVNKQEPLLELWLASKAGGFHFAFKDGQWIANDGKLFWQCLEEACRVHGEQVHFA, translated from the coding sequence ATGAACGTTACAGAATTTCATCAAAATATTGAGCAAGTTTGGCTCAAAATTGAAGAACAATTAGAAGAGCAAGATTGCGATGTGGATTGCGACACGCAAGGTTCGGTGTTTACTATCACCTTCCCTGATCGCAGCCAAGTGGTGGTAAACAAGCAAGAGCCATTGCTTGAACTCTGGCTTGCCAGCAAAGCAGGCGGTTTCCATTTTGCGTTCAAAGACGGGCAATGGATCGCCAATGATGGCAAATTATTCTGGCAATGCTTAGAAGAAGCCTGTCGCGTACACGGCGAGCAAGTGCATTTCGCCTAA
- the lysA gene encoding diaminopimelate decarboxylase, whose product MDFFQYQDDQLMAEQVPVSKIAQQFGTPAYVYSRATLERHWHAFDNALGNHPHLICFAVKSNPNLAILNVMAKLGSGFDIVSQGELERVLAAGGEANKIVFSGVAKSEQEIERALNVGIRCFNVESLAELYRINDVAGRLNKIAPISLRVNPDVDAHTHPYISTGLKENKFGVSVDEAREVYRIASQLPHIKITGMDCHIGSQLTEIQPFLDATDRLIVLMKQLEQDGIKLEHLDLGGGLGVTYKDENAPHPSEYAKALLAKLKDYPNLEIILEPGRAITANAGILVTKVEYLKSNESRNFAIVDTGMNDMIRPALYQAYMNIIEVDRSLPRETKVYDVVGPICETSDFLGKQRELAIAQGDLIAQRSAGAYGASMASTYNSRPRAIEVMVDGDQAHLIKRRETFPELWQLESLLP is encoded by the coding sequence ATGGATTTTTTTCAATATCAAGATGATCAACTGATGGCGGAGCAAGTGCCGGTAAGTAAAATAGCACAACAATTTGGTACACCGGCTTATGTTTATTCACGGGCTACGCTTGAGCGGCATTGGCACGCCTTTGATAATGCCTTAGGCAATCACCCACATTTAATTTGCTTTGCGGTGAAATCTAACCCAAATTTAGCCATTTTAAATGTGATGGCAAAACTTGGCTCTGGCTTTGATATTGTATCGCAAGGGGAATTAGAACGTGTGCTTGCTGCTGGTGGTGAAGCAAACAAAATCGTTTTTTCTGGCGTAGCAAAATCTGAACAGGAAATTGAACGTGCGTTAAATGTAGGTATTCGTTGCTTTAATGTTGAAAGCCTTGCCGAGCTTTACCGTATTAATGACGTGGCGGGGCGGTTAAATAAAATCGCACCTATTTCTTTGCGTGTAAACCCAGATGTGGACGCCCACACGCACCCTTATATTTCTACTGGCTTAAAAGAAAATAAATTCGGTGTGAGCGTTGATGAAGCGCGTGAAGTGTATCGTATTGCGAGTCAGTTACCCCATATTAAAATCACCGGAATGGATTGCCATATTGGTTCGCAACTCACCGAAATTCAACCTTTCCTTGATGCGACTGATCGTTTGATTGTACTAATGAAACAATTAGAACAAGACGGGATTAAGCTTGAACATTTAGATTTAGGTGGCGGATTGGGCGTAACCTATAAAGACGAAAATGCGCCGCACCCAAGTGAATATGCAAAAGCCTTATTAGCCAAGTTAAAGGATTATCCAAACTTAGAAATTATCCTTGAGCCGGGCCGTGCGATTACCGCCAATGCGGGGATTTTGGTGACTAAAGTGGAATATTTAAAAAGCAATGAAAGCCGCAACTTTGCCATTGTAGATACGGGAATGAATGATATGATCCGCCCTGCGCTGTATCAGGCCTATATGAATATCATTGAAGTGGATCGCAGCCTGCCACGTGAAACGAAAGTTTATGATGTGGTTGGGCCAATTTGTGAAACCTCTGATTTCTTAGGCAAACAGCGTGAACTTGCCATTGCTCAAGGGGATCTTATTGCCCAACGTTCTGCCGGAGCTTATGGCGCAAGTATGGCATCAACCTATAACTCTCGCCCAAGAGCCATTGAAGTGATGGTAGACGGCGATCAAGCTCATTTGATCAAACGTCGTGAAACTTTCCCTGAATTATGGCAGTTGGAAAGTTTATTGCCTTAA